The Crocosphaera sp. UHCC 0190 genome has a window encoding:
- a CDS encoding DUF2808 domain-containing protein encodes MNKFILGMTLSLGLFISLIPYPSLGIEQKSERTFFRKSPRLLDVITTFKGARITIPTYYYTINLPDQSGESLQKITIQKRQGFEIIEYYPNRTIAFQGTPDDRGQPLTVKESIWDETTETMTVILSPPVPPGTTFTVGLKAIRNPEHGGIYLFGVNVFPSGENPMNLYLGSGRLDFYGSDSGSFD; translated from the coding sequence ATGAATAAATTTATCTTGGGGATGACGTTAAGCCTAGGGCTGTTTATATCCCTGATCCCCTATCCCTCTTTAGGAATTGAACAAAAAAGTGAACGAACCTTCTTTCGTAAATCTCCTCGTCTATTAGATGTAATCACGACATTTAAGGGGGCAAGAATCACGATTCCCACTTACTACTATACAATAAATTTGCCGGACCAAAGTGGTGAATCGTTACAAAAAATTACGATTCAAAAGCGTCAAGGATTTGAAATCATTGAATACTATCCTAATAGAACAATTGCTTTTCAAGGAACTCCTGATGATCGAGGACAACCCTTAACTGTCAAAGAAAGTATTTGGGATGAAACCACAGAAACTATGACCGTTATTTTATCCCCTCCTGTTCCCCCAGGAACCACCTTTACCGTAGGATTAAAAGCCATCAGAAATCCCGAACATGGGGGAATTTATCTGTTTGGGGTCAATGTATTTCCATCAGGAGAGAACCCGATGAACCTGTATTTAGGTAGTGGACGTTTGGACTTTTATGGCAGCGATAGTGGAAGTTTTGACTAG
- the cbiB gene encoding adenosylcobinamide-phosphate synthase CbiB has translation MDTNVTVIVLGLAAIIDYLIADPWGWLHPVQVMGWVISRYCNFLLSICQGKGQRRWAGVGLGLGLILSSGIFGWAVSLIKIYLHPFFGIAIEAILLGSCFAGRGLRLAAEDVLTPLTRGNIELARTKLSQYVGRDTENLSETEILRSVLETVSENATDGVMAPLFYAIAGAFFPGVGSVSLALAYKAASTLDSMVGYQKEPFTDIGWFSAKCEDILTWFPCRLTVLTLAILSGKPRSVLALCRRDAPQDPSPNSGWSECVYAAILGVQVGGINTYQGIIKPKPLLGNPLHSITPQTIDDALNLTRRCCLLWLGLGIVGLMGVSSSGLLRLVS, from the coding sequence GTGGATACAAATGTTACCGTTATCGTTTTAGGCCTTGCTGCTATAATTGACTACCTTATTGCTGATCCTTGGGGATGGTTACACCCCGTACAAGTGATGGGCTGGGTCATCTCAAGATACTGTAATTTTCTCCTTTCGATTTGTCAAGGAAAAGGGCAACGTCGTTGGGCCGGGGTAGGGTTGGGGTTAGGGTTAATTCTTAGCAGTGGAATTTTCGGCTGGGCAGTCAGTTTAATTAAGATCTATCTCCATCCTTTTTTCGGTATTGCCATTGAGGCTATTCTTTTAGGGAGTTGTTTTGCGGGCCGAGGTTTAAGATTAGCCGCTGAGGATGTACTAACCCCCCTCACCAGGGGAAATATTGAACTTGCCAGGACGAAACTTAGTCAATATGTAGGACGGGATACAGAAAATCTCTCAGAAACAGAAATTCTGCGATCGGTACTAGAAACCGTTTCTGAAAATGCTACCGATGGGGTCATGGCTCCCTTATTTTATGCGATCGCTGGCGCATTTTTTCCAGGGGTAGGCAGTGTTTCCTTGGCTTTAGCTTATAAGGCAGCAAGTACCCTTGATTCCATGGTTGGCTATCAAAAAGAACCTTTTACTGACATTGGTTGGTTTAGTGCCAAATGTGAGGACATTTTAACTTGGTTTCCCTGTCGTCTCACGGTTCTAACCTTGGCTATTCTATCAGGAAAACCCCGTTCTGTTTTGGCTTTATGTCGTCGGGACGCACCACAAGATCCGAGTCCGAATTCGGGGTGGAGTGAGTGTGTTTATGCGGCAATTTTGGGGGTTCAAGTAGGGGGCATTAATACTTATCAAGGCATCATCAAACCTAAACCCTTGTTAGGAAATCCCCTTCATTCTATTACCCCCCAAACCATTGATGATGCCTTAAACTTAACGAGACGATGCTGTTTATTGTGGTTAGGCTTAGGCATTGTGGGTTTAATGGGGGTTTCATCTTCGGGGTTGCTGCGTTTGGTTTCTTAA